CGAGAGAGGCGAGAAGCCGCACCTTCCGGGAGCGGTAACTCTTCGCCAACTCATCGAGGATGCCCCGGTCCAGCCCCTTCAACCGTCCCATATCGATCCGCAACGCTTCGTCAAGGTACGACGCAAGTTCCCGACGCGAACCGAACGCTCCCCGGCGGTCCGCCACCAGCGCATCGGCCAGCGCCTTCTCGGGAATTGCGATGAGGAAGGCCCGACCGTCGCCCGTTTCCACTCGGTCCACCCCGACCGGAAACGCCTCCATGGAAATCATCCGGTATGTGAACCGGCCGACCGGCGTGTCGAACGCCCGCGAACGGCCGCTCGTCACCGACGTGACCGTCTCCACCCTTTCGGGTATCAGGCCGTGCGAGGCAAGGGCGTATTCAAGGGAGACGCAGGAAGGTCCGTAGATCAGATTTGCCAGGAGTTCCCGGCAGAGAGGCTTGCGACGCTCCTGCTCGCCGAAGACATAAAGCCCCTTCTTGACCCGGACAATAACGCCGTCGCGCAATAACGCCGTGATCTTCGCCCTCGGCCGTGAATACCCGGGGAGGGCGTCGAGGAGCGTCTGATAATCGAATTCCTCATGCGGGATCCGGTTGCGTAGAGACAGAGATGCCATGGCATTAGTGTACGCATTTCTACATAGTATGTCTATTATTTATAGACTTACTATGCCATATAACGGGGTGACAGCGGTTGTCGCAAATTGCGATATCCTGCTGGACGGATCACGGTAGAAACCCGGTACGCTCATCTTTTCATTCGTGCCGGCGCCCTACCCTTCATCTTCCCTTTTCGTGCAGCGGCCTCCCTCGCCCATGAGACCAGTTCCTCGTCGTCTTCGACGATATCCTCCGGAACCTCGTAATACGACTTCAGGACCACCTCGCCGCCCGGCGCAAAGGGGCCCATTCCCCGGTCACGGTACTCCAGCCGCGTCGTTTCGTCGGTCTTGAAGTAAAGCCGACCGTCGTAGACGATGCCGAAGAAATCCGCACCAAGATAAAGGCCGTACCCGCCGAACATTGCCCGGCAGGTTACCCCCTCCAGGGAGCGAAGCTGGTCCAGCACGAAGTCCCGATAGGAATCCTCCTTCTTCACTGCGCGCATGACCGCAGGTAGTCGGCCAGTTTATCCAGTGATTCGTTCCAGCCCTGCCGGCACATGTCGCGATCCGGGCCCGGCTTTATCGGATAATGATGCAGCGTGAACTTCGTCTTGCCGTCATGCTCTTCGAAGGTCACCTCGATCACCGCTTCCTCCGGCCAGTCGGGGCTCATTCCGTATTGCCGAGGCGAGACCGGGTTGCCTTTCTCATCCGCGAAGGTATCGGTGCAGACGATCCGCTCCGGCTCCACGATCTCCAGATATACGCCCTGCCCCCAATATTCCTTGCCGTCGGGTGCGCGCATACAGCTGAAACTGACGCCTCCCGGGCGCAGATCGATCTTGCAGACGGGCGCCGTGAATCCTTTCGGGCCCCACCATCGCATGACGCGCTCGGGCTCGGTCCATGCCTTGAAAACCAGCTCGCGAGGGGCGGCGAAATCTCGCGTGATAAAGAGTACATCCTCTTCCGGTTGCCTTGCGGCACCGCTTTCGATTCCGGCCATGGCTCCTCTCCTTTCTTCCTGGTTAGATGCGATTCGCGTCTGGGATGCATCGAAGTATCATGATTGCGGGTAAGAAGCGCAAACTTGGGAATTCCGGGATCAAGGTCGCTCCGCTGGCGTTGGGGGGCAACGTCTTCGGATGGACCGCGGATGAGAAAACATCTTTCCGGCTGTTGGACGCATTTGCGGCTGCCGGCGGCGATTTGATCGACACGGCGGATGTCTACTCCATTTGGGTCTCCGATCACAAGGGCGGTGAATCCGAGACCGTGCTCGGCAAATGGCTCAAGCGCAGAGGCAACCGGAAGAAGGTCCTCGTCGCCACGAAGGTCGGTAAGGAGATGGGTCCGGACAGGAAAGGGCTGGCGAAACCGTATATCCTGCGCGCGGCGGAGGATTCCCTGCGGCGTCTGCAGACTGACCGCATCGATCTGTACCAGGCCCATGCCGACGATCCGGATACGCCGCTGGAGGAAACGCTCGAAGCCTTTGCGCAATTGATCAAGGAAGGAAAGGTAAGATTGATCGGCGCGTCGAATTACGACTCGGAACGGCTCCTGCAGGCATTGCAGGTCAGCGGGCCGCGCGGGTATCCCGCATACCAAAGCCTTCAGCCCCTGTACAACCTGTACGATCGCGCCGAGTATGAATCGAAGCTCGAGCCCGTCTGCCGGGAAAACGGGTTGGGCGTA
The DNA window shown above is from Deltaproteobacteria bacterium and carries:
- a CDS encoding TfoX/Sxy family protein, giving the protein MKKEDSYRDFVLDQLRSLEGVTCRAMFGGYGLYLGADFFGIVYDGRLYFKTDETTRLEYRDRGMGPFAPGGEVVLKSYYEVPEDIVEDDEELVSWAREAAARKGKMKGRAPARMKR
- a CDS encoding SRPBCC domain-containing protein, with amino-acid sequence MAGIESGAARQPEEDVLFITRDFAAPRELVFKAWTEPERVMRWWGPKGFTAPVCKIDLRPGGVSFSCMRAPDGKEYWGQGVYLEIVEPERIVCTDTFADEKGNPVSPRQYGMSPDWPEEAVIEVTFEEHDGKTKFTLHHYPIKPGPDRDMCRQGWNESLDKLADYLRSCAQ
- a CDS encoding aldo/keto reductase, coding for MIAGKKRKLGNSGIKVAPLALGGNVFGWTADEKTSFRLLDAFAAAGGDLIDTADVYSIWVSDHKGGESETVLGKWLKRRGNRKKVLVATKVGKEMGPDRKGLAKPYILRAAEDSLRRLQTDRIDLYQAHADDPDTPLEETLEAFAQLIKEGKVRLIGASNYDSERLLQALQVSGPRGYPAYQSLQPLYNLYDRAEYESKLEPVCRENGLGVIPYFPLASGFLTGKYRSEKDLAGRARAEIVRKYLDDRGFRILDALDRVAPRYHATPAAVALAWLIARPGITAPIASATSVDQLNELMKALELKLDPSDIELLNRASA